Proteins encoded within one genomic window of Catharus ustulatus isolate bCatUst1 chromosome 10, bCatUst1.pri.v2, whole genome shotgun sequence:
- the LOC117000586 gene encoding serine palmitoyltransferase small subunit B-like, whose protein sequence is MDVRSSLSYLYWLFCQFELITCSYLMEPWEKLLFYSFNLALLGLLLYTTYVCVALQASSAFQLLCSLLANPQDSALAVVK, encoded by the coding sequence atgGATGtgaggagcagcctgagctACCTGTACTGGCTCTTCTGCCAGTTCGAGCTGATCACCTGCAGTTACCTGATGGAGCCCTGGGAGAAGCTGCTCTTCTACTCCTTCaacctggccctgctggggctgctgctctaCACCACCTATGTGTGTGTGGCTTTGCAGGCCAGCTCAgccttccagctcctctgcagcctcctggcaAACCCACAGGACAGTGCTCTTGCTGTGGTGAAGTAA